GCCTTGGAGCAGGTCGGCTACCTGTGGAGCTACGGCTGCCTGTTCACGATGTATCGATCGCTCGGATCGATGCGGCGCCCAGCCCCATGCCTGGGCGCCATCTGGCTGGCAGTGGTCGGCGTGGCGATCGCGTCATTCCACACGTTCGTTGCTGGAAACCCCTATGGAGCCGTCACCAGACGCCTGACCAGTTACGTGGCACCACAAGCGTTCGGCCTCGCGCTTCCCATCGCGTTTTCGCTCACGCTGATCGGCGCAGAGCGCGGCTGGCTCGCAGCCTACAGTGCGAGCCTTGCCGCGGGCTCGACGGCGGTTGCAGCCGTCGCGAATGGCAGCCGTCAGGCCTTCGTGGCCATCATCGGCATATGGATCGTTGCGGCAGCTCCTCGAAACGGCAGGTGGCTGCCTCCGGCGCCATTCCTCACTCTGGCAGTCGCCGCCTTGTCCCTCGTACTGCTTTGGACCGTTGCACCTTCAGGAGTGCGCACGTTCATGCGTGAGCACCATCCGATCGACCTGCTGTTGTTCGGCAAGAGCTTCGCGGAGACCGGTGATGCCGGGACGTTCCGTGACCGGCTGCAGATTTACCGCGCTCTACTGGAACGGACGTCGAACGCGGAATGGGCCGAGCTGGCGATCGGCCACGGCACCTCCAGCTCCGCTGTCGTGATTGCGGATGGCGATGTCCGCTATCGCGACTACGACGCCGCGCGGCTCGACCCGAACCGCACCGCTCATAACGAGTTCATTCGCGCAATGTACGAGTGGGGCCTGGTCGGAGCGTTGGCTCTTGCCGTGGTCGTGGCTGCACCGCTGCTTGATCTGAGACGGCAATGGCGCCGCACGCGCGCGCCGGCGGATCTATGCCTCCTGGCTGTCGCCACCATCGCCCTGCTGTTCTATTCGCTGCTCGGCAATACGTTGTCGGCCGCTTCGGGTCCGCTCGGTGCCGCGCTCGCGCTGCTCTATGCGGAGATCGATCTGCGCTGCGGGGAGCGAAGCGCGTGAGGGTACTGCTGGTTCACAACTTCTACCGCCAGCCGGGCGGTGAGGATTATGCCTTCCACGCCGAGGCCACCGTGCTCTCGCGCAACGGCCACGAGGTGAGAACGTTCGAGCGCGCCAGCGCCGACGCCACCGAGTCCCTGTCGGGCGTGCTACGGACCGCGATGGCTACCGCGTGGGCCTCGGAGACGGCAGCGGCGCTCGAGTGCGAGATGCGCGGGTTTCGACCGGACGTGGTGCACTTCCACAACACCTTTCCGTTGATCTCACCGTCGGCCTATTACACCTGCAGACGCGCCGGCGTCCCGGTTGTCCAGACGCTGCACAACTACCGACTGCTATGCGCCAAGGCGGAATTGTTCCGTGACGGCGCGGTCTGCGAGGATTGCCTCCACGGGTCTTCCTTCTCGGCATTGCGCCATCGCTGTTACCGCGGTTCGCTGCCGGGAACCGCCGCCGTGGCCGGAATGCTGTCGCTGCATCACGCCATTGGGACGTGGCGCCAGACGGTCGACCGGTATGTCGCGCTGACCGAGTTCGCCCGCGCCAAGTTCATCGAAGGCGGATTGCAGGCCGACCGCATCGTGGTCAAGCCCAACTTCCTGACCAATGCGCCGCCCGTTCGCGCCGGAGACGGCGACTACGCGCTGTTCGTCGGGCGACTGACGGAAGAGAAGGGCATCACCACGCTCATGGATGCATGGGAGAGGATCTCCATCCCGTTGCGTATCGTCGGTAGTGGGCCCTGGGAAGCACGACTACGCGCCTGGGCCGCCAGCCGGCCGCACGTGTCCGTCGAGGGCTGGGTGCCGCCCTCAGAAGTCGCTCGCCACCTGGCGGCCGCGCGCTTCCTTGTGATGCCTTCGCTCTGGTACGAAGGCTTCCCCATTGTTCTGCTGGAGGCGATGGCCGCCGGCGTACCGGTACTGGCGTCGCGTCACGGATCGCTGGCGGAGTTGGCCGTCCAGACGCGAGGTTGCGTGACGGTGGCACCGGGCGATGCGCCGGCGCTTGCGGCCGCATCGCTGCGCTTGTGGGAAGACGCACCGCTCAACCGTTCGCTGTCCCTGCGGGGCCGCCAGGCCTTCGAGGCGTCGTACGACTCCGACGCCGGCTACCGGCGACTTCTCGAGGTGTACGAAGGCGTCGTGGAGACCAGCCCGTCCAGGCATCCGCACCCGTCCAGCGTGTGGGTGGAGAATACGCCCGTGGCTGACCTGAATCTGCGCGAGACCGTGGACCTGATTGGAAGGTGGCTCGACGATGACGTTGCCCGCCGCGTGGCCACCGCCAACCTCGATTTTCTCCGGCTGGCCGCGCGCGACCGCGAACTCGCACGTGCACTGCGCACTGCCGACCTCGTGACTGCGGACGGCACGCCCCTGCTGTGGCTCGCGCGCATGCAGGGCGATCGACTGCGCAGCCGCGTTGCAGGTGCCGATCTGATCCTGCCGCTCGCGGAGGAAGCTTGCCGCCGGGGAAGATCCATCTATCTGCTCGGCGGCAAGCCCGGTGCGGCGACGCGAGTGGCTGCGCTGCTGAGCGCGCGCTTTCGCGGCCTTCGCATCGCTGGCGCCGCAGCCCCCACCGTCGATCTCGACGACCCGGAAAGCTGCGCCGCCATCGTGCGCGCTATCGCCGACGTCAGGCCCGACCTCCTCCTGGTCGCTCTCGGCTGCCCGAAACAGGATCTGTTTCTGATGCGCCATCTCAACGACCTGCATTGCAAGGTCGGCATCGGTGTGGGCGCAAGCCTCGACTTCCTGGCCGGCAGCGTGCGCCGCGCGCCAGCCGCGCTCCAGCGTCTTGGTCTGGAGTGGGCGTTCCGCATGTTGCAGGAGCCGCGCAGGCTCGGCTCCCGCTATGCTCGCGACCTCGCGTTCCTCGTCCTCGCAGCACTGCGAACTCGTCGGTCGGCACGCCTCCGCCGCGGCGCATCAAGCCCGCCGTGACGCCAGCCGTGCTCGTAGCGCACGCAAGACTACGCGTTCGTCCTCATCGAGACCCAGTGCGAGGCACACACCGACGAACGTGATACCGACGGTGAGGGCGGTGATCGCCATCGCCACCAGCGTTGCTGCGGGCGGCATCGCCAATACGCAGGCATGGCCCGCGATCAGCGATGCCACGCCGCCAAGCACGGGTCGCAACGTACGGCGATCCACGGGCCAGACGTGCAGCAACCGGTTGACGGCGATCGCAGCAAGAGTGCTGACGGTCGCGATCGTCAACGTGTTCGCGATCGCCGCCCCGACGAGACCGAGACGTTGCACCAATATGGTACCGACCACGGCATTCAGGGTGAGACCGCACGTCGTGAAGGCCAGCCACCAGGTCTGCTTGCCGCTCGTGATGAGGAGCAGCACGAGGTTTCCCGAGACCACCAGAAGGAGCTGCGAAGTCGCCAGGAAGCGCAACACCCACGCCCCTTGCGCATAAGCATCGCCGAAGGTCGTGCCGAGCAGCGCTCCCGGCATCACGAGGAAGAATACGTAGACCGGAAGACTCAGATAGAGGCCCCACCGAGTACTCCGCCACATGAGCTGCTGCAGCGCCGCATGGTCGCCAGTGGCGACGAAGCGCGCCGCCATCGGAGCGAAGATCGACGTGAACGAGCCGACGACGATGGTGAAAGCGATCGAGACCTGACTAGCCGCCTGATACAGGCCCATCTCATGCGGTGGCCGAAAGTAGCCGACGATCAAGCGATCGAGCATCGTCCCTACGATTCCGAAAGTGACAGCCAGCGACGACGGCGCAGCGAATCGAACGAGCTCGCCGATGTTCCAACGCGGACGCGAGCCGGTTCTCATCTGCGGAAACAGGACGAGGAGGAAGGGAACCGTCAGCACGCAAGCACCGGTGAACGAGAAAAATACTGCGTACACGGCAGCATCCAGTGCATTGGTGCCCGCGCCTACTGCGACCAGGAACGCCACCAGCGACAACAGCGGCTGTGTGACGTCCTCCGCGATGGCGCCAAACTGCATCCGTTGAGAGATACGCGTCGAGTCGACGAGTATGCGCAGCATCGCAAAGACCGGAACGATCTTCGCGAACGAGCGCAGCTGCTCTCCGCTGAGCGATCCATGCAGCACGCGGGTGCTGATGGTGTCGGCGAACGCGGCCAGTAGCGTCGCCAGAGCGAGCGAAGATACGAGCGTCAGCGCGATCGCCTCGAAGACGACGGCGCGAAAGCGCGAATCATCGATCCTCCAGTATTTGGATCCGAAGACGACGATGCCGCGGTGGAGACCGAGAGGTGCGATCGTGCCCAGGACGCGAACGGTCACGAGCCCGAGCGCCAGTCGGCCGAAGTCATGCATTCCCAGATATCTCGCGAATACGATCTGGGCAGCCACCTGGATCAGACGGCCGAGGACCTTACCGAGGAACGACGTCCCCGCTCCGCCGGCCAGACGTAGCGTCTGGCTGTCCGCGCGGGCCGACGGATTCGCCGGAGGAGGTGTCGGTGCATGCTCTTCCTCGATCGACATCATCCTGCCTTGCAATCCGCCAGTGAAAAGAGGATTCGTCGGCGCTCGCCACGAGTCGGCGGTTCCTTTTAAAGCACACACGGCGTCGTTGCGAGAGTGCTTCGAGAACATGAAGTCAGGCCGGCTCTTCTCTATCGTCACCGTCACCAGGAACGACCTCGCCGGCTTGCATGCGACCGCAGCCAGTATCCGCGAGCAGACGTCCCGAGACTACGAGTGGATTGTCATCGACGGTGCGTCCAGCGATGAAACGCCGCGATGGCTGGCAGACAACGCCGGGAACGGAGACGTTGTCGTCTCAGAGCCCGATCGCGGGACGTACGATGCGATGAACAAGGGTCTGGACCGCGCAACCGGCCGATACGTGGTCTTCCTCAACAGCGGCGACACGCTGGCATCGCCCGATACGCTGGGCGCCGTCGGTGCTGCGGTCTGCGCGGCTGAAGTCGAGCCGGACCTTGTCTACGGCGATTCGATCGACGTCCCGGCCGGCGGCAATGAGCTCTATCGCAGGTCCCGGCGGCATGTCTTCCTGCCGTACGGGATGTTCACGTCGCACCAGGCGATGTACTTCCGGCGCGCCCGCCGACCCGAGCTGCGCTACGATCTGCAGTACCCGCGGTCGGCGGACTTCGCCTTCGTTTGCAGCTTTCTCCGCGCCGACGCGGCCGGGCAGGCACGTTGCCTGTACCTGCCGCGGCCCCTGTGCCGCTTCTCGCTGGGCGGCCAGCATTTCACGAATCGCGAGCAGGCCATGCTCGAGGACTTCCGCATCCGTCGTCGGGTGCTCGGACAGCCGCTGGCGATGGCGGCGGCCCTTTACGCGCTTCACCGGCTTCACCACGCCACCAAACTGGCGGCCCCTTGGCTCACCAGGCGGCTTCGCTACGACACCGCCGCCGGTGGACCGTCGCGCGTGCGCTGATCGTGGCCTCCGTCGCGGTCATCGTACCGGCCCGCAATGCCGAGCGATGGGTCCGGCGCCTGATGGCGTCGATCCGTCTCCAGACGTTCAGCGACCTCGAAGTCGTCGTCGTCGACGACGCCTCGACCGACGATACCGCCGGCAGCTTCGAGCGATACGCGGGTGCAATACCGTTGCGGATCCTGCGGAATGCGGTGCGAACAGGCGTGGCCGCGGCGCGCAATCTGGCGATCCGCTCGGCGGACTGCCGGTGGATCGCGATCGTGGATGCCGACGACTGGATTCATCCTGAACGGATCCAGCATCTGACCGGCATCGCGCAGGCGACGGGGGCACAATGGGTGGCCGATCAGCAGCTCTGGGTCTGCGGCGATCCGCCGCGGCCGGTGCGTCGCCTTCTGGACGGTCGCGGAATGCCGCTGGAGCAATCGGAATTCGCGCAACGACTGCTGTTGCATTGCGGCGTCCAGGGCCGGGACTGCGGCAACCTGGCAACGCTACAGCCGCTGGTCGAGCGCGCGGCGATCGACCGGCACGCCCTTTGGTACGACGAGTCCCTCCGGTGGTGCGAGGACCTGGAATGGTCGCTGCGTTGCACCATGGCTGGCCTGCGGTTGGGATGGTGTTCGGATGCAGACTACTACTACTGTCAGACGGGAGCGCCCTTCCTGCATTACGGTGACAGGTCCGATCTCATGACGAGCGCACACGAGGCGATCCAGGCCAGCATGTCCGGCGAGCCGTCGCTTCAGCCCGCGCTCAAGCGCCGAACGCGCGACGTCCGACGATCGACGGCATTCCTGAAGGCGGTCCCGCGAGGCGCTCCGGAACTGCTGCGCCTGCCTCCCGCGACGCTCGCGTCGAATCTGTGGTGGCGCGTTCGCAACAAGGCGCGTCTGTTGGCACTGCGTCCTTCCGCAGTGGACCGAAGCCGTTTCGACCGCGCGTGGCGCGACGTTCGGATGGAGATGGAGTCGTGACCAGCAAAACCGCTCACGCCGCGCTCGTGCAAATACCGCCGCGGGCGCTCCCGCCACTTCGGCGATCGTGCATCCAAGCTCTGCAGACCCTGCCTCTGCCGGTCTGGCGCATTTACAACCGCAGCATCCGGACCCTCGGCCGGCACCGCACGGCCGTCACCTGGTTCTCCGCCCGCATGGACGTGGACATCAGCGATTTCATCGGGATGTTCATCTACCACTTCGGTGTGTGGGAACCGCACGTTTCCGCCGCGATCGCCGCCAGGCTCGGACCCGGCGACGTCTTCTGCGACGTAGGTGCCAACATCGGCTACCACAGCCTGCTCGCATCGCGGGCCGTCGGCGATACGGGACAGGTGGTGGCCATCGAAGCTTCACCGTCCATCGCGCAGCAACTGGAGCACAACCTGCGGCTCAACGCGGCAGGCAATGTGCGCGTCGTGCAAGCAGCGGCGTCGGATCGCCGGGGCAGGGTAACCCTCTTTCGAGGCGAGCAGGGCAACAGCGGGAAAACGACGACCGTTGCAGGGCACGGGCAAGAGCAAGAGGCCGACGTCCGATGCGCGCCGCTTCACGAGCTCCTGACGGCAGAAGAACTCGCGCGTCTGCGCCTGATCAAGATCGATGTCGAGGGAGCCGAAGGTGCGATCATAAACGATTTCCTCGACAATCGTGCCTGCTACGCCGACGACGTCGATCTCATCGTCGAGATTTCCGGCGGCCAGGAACACGTCGCTCGAGTGGTCGGACGATTCCGTAGCATCGGCTACGAGCCGTACCTGCTTCGCAACGACTACGACGTCGCCAGCTACCTGCGCTTCCAGCGCGTTGAGCCGCCCCTCCCGTGGACCATCCCTCATGGCGGGCAACAGGACATCCTGCTCACCCGCCGCGGTCGTTAGCTCCGCCGTCAATCGATCTTGGGTATCGGCAGCGTCCCGCGCCGACGCCACAGGTCACGCACCGTCGTCGACGCGAGGAGCGGGCCCAGGAACGACAGTACCAATGCGCTCGCGTCCGCACCGACGCCGTCCCATCGGAGCTTCAGCCGATCCAGCTCCGCCAGCGTCGCGGCCTGGTCCAGGCCGAAAGTCGCGCACGTCTCGCGACCCAGTCGCCGCAGGTACCGCCGGGCGAAATGCCGCCGGACGGGCGTGTTCAGCACCTCGTGCCAGCGATTCACGGATGATTGCACGACAGAGGAGCCGCTGAGATTGGCGGACTTGTCGCCCAACCGGCCCGAGTCGGCAGCTACCGCGTCGCCATCAAGCATGCGCACGTCGTACTCCAGTCCGAGGTGCTCGCACACCCGGCGACATATTCCTTCCGGGTCCGATACGAGATGCTCGTAGCGTACCGTCAGGAATCGGTCGGGACGTTGCGTCAGCGCTTCATGGATTGCGCAAGGGCCGCGATAGAGGTCCAGGAGCGCGTTGTGGAGCCACAACCGGTCGCCTCCCCAGGTCGTGATGACGGACGAAAGAACGTCGAGCGGGTTGCGCAGGAGAACGATGGCTTTCGCATCCGGAAAGACCCGGAGGACGAAGTCGATGATGAGGAAGTAGCGTGGCGTCTTGTCGAGGAAGTAGGCCGTTTCGCCGCCGGCTGCCCGCCGATAGACGTCCAACGTGAAGCCTCGCACCGCGTCCTCGAAGTCGCGCGCACCGTTCGGCATTCGAGCGGCGAGGTCCTCAATGGCGATGCACGCCCCGCGCTGGGAATACTCCGCATAGCTGCGGATGCCGCTCCCGGCCACCATGCCCGCCAGCGGCAGCAGGATCCACGGCTCGCTCGCCGTCGCGATGCTCGGATGTCCGGCGAGCAGCCGCTGGAGCAGCGTCGATCCGCTGCGCGGGAGCGAAAAAAGGTACAGGGGTGTCACACTCAACGCCCATTACCGCTGGCCGCCTCCATTGCAATCGGCCTGCCCTTCGCACAGGCTCGAAGTTCGGCACGACGGTCGGCCATGGATGAAATTCGTCAAGGAGCCGCGAACAGCCAGCGCCCGGTCGGTAGAACCAGCGCGTTCGTTCCGCTTGCGCTGGCCCTGCTTCACCTCACGGTGAAGGTAATCTCGTACCTGCCGTCGCATCTGATCCGGAACGCGCTGCTCCGGACTCTCGGCATGCGATTGGGGAGCGGCAGCACGCTTTACAGCGGATTCGAGCTGCGTTCGCCGTGGAAGATCCAAATCGGCGATGACACGGTGGTGGGGCACCGTGCAACATTGGACGGACGGCGAGGCCTTCGGATCGGCGCCCACGTCAACTTCAGCTCCGAAGTCATGGTGTGGACGCTCCAGCACGATTACCGGGATCCTTTCTTCACCGTCAGCGGTGCGTCCGTGGTGATCGAGGACTATGCGTGGCTCGGCCCGCGCGTGATCGTGCTGCCCGGCGTCACGATCGGCAAAGGAGCGGTCATCGCAGCGGGAGCAGTCGTAACCGCGGACGTTGCCCCGTATGCAGTCATGGCAGGAGTGCCCGCGCGCCAGATCGGCACTCGCCCGGCGGATCTGCGCTACACGCTGAGCCATTCAATCGCGCCATTCATTTGAGCGCCGGCACACCACCTCCCGGCTCCAGCACCGGAGGCCAGCGGCGGCGGTCCCCGTGCACGACGCGCTTGTCACGCATTGCGACCTGTCGCTCGGGCGCCCGGATCCGCCAATCGACCACGAGGCACGCGACCGAGAACCAGAACGGCAGCGCGAGCTTCGCCTGGTTGAGGACCGGGTTGAACGTCAGCTCGAAGAGGAACGACGCGACGAAGACGGTGGCGGCCAATTCCATGCGCGCCGTGCGCGCAACGTAGT
This is a stretch of genomic DNA from Candidatus Limnocylindrales bacterium. It encodes these proteins:
- a CDS encoding oligosaccharide flippase family protein; its protein translation is MFSKHSRNDAVCALKGTADSWRAPTNPLFTGGLQGRMMSIEEEHAPTPPPANPSARADSQTLRLAGGAGTSFLGKVLGRLIQVAAQIVFARYLGMHDFGRLALGLVTVRVLGTIAPLGLHRGIVVFGSKYWRIDDSRFRAVVFEAIALTLVSSLALATLLAAFADTISTRVLHGSLSGEQLRSFAKIVPVFAMLRILVDSTRISQRMQFGAIAEDVTQPLLSLVAFLVAVGAGTNALDAAVYAVFFSFTGACVLTVPFLLVLFPQMRTGSRPRWNIGELVRFAAPSSLAVTFGIVGTMLDRLIVGYFRPPHEMGLYQAASQVSIAFTIVVGSFTSIFAPMAARFVATGDHAALQQLMWRSTRWGLYLSLPVYVFFLVMPGALLGTTFGDAYAQGAWVLRFLATSQLLLVVSGNLVLLLITSGKQTWWLAFTTCGLTLNAVVGTILVQRLGLVGAAIANTLTIATVSTLAAIAVNRLLHVWPVDRRTLRPVLGGVASLIAGHACVLAMPPAATLVAMAITALTVGITFVGVCLALGLDEDERVVLRALRARLASRRA
- a CDS encoding O-antigen ligase family protein, whose protein sequence is MVVLPTLLAAATVRAGRPRAALRAPVTAFGVLGALAALGAVRSPYPVAALEQVGYLWSYGCLFTMYRSLGSMRRPAPCLGAIWLAVVGVAIASFHTFVAGNPYGAVTRRLTSYVAPQAFGLALPIAFSLTLIGAERGWLAAYSASLAAGSTAVAAVANGSRQAFVAIIGIWIVAAAPRNGRWLPPAPFLTLAVAALSLVLLWTVAPSGVRTFMREHHPIDLLLFGKSFAETGDAGTFRDRLQIYRALLERTSNAEWAELAIGHGTSSSAVVIADGDVRYRDYDAARLDPNRTAHNEFIRAMYEWGLVGALALAVVVAAPLLDLRRQWRRTRAPADLCLLAVATIALLFYSLLGNTLSAASGPLGAALALLYAEIDLRCGERSA
- a CDS encoding WecB/TagA/CpsF family glycosyltransferase, which produces MLSRNGHEVRTFERASADATESLSGVLRTAMATAWASETAAALECEMRGFRPDVVHFHNTFPLISPSAYYTCRRAGVPVVQTLHNYRLLCAKAELFRDGAVCEDCLHGSSFSALRHRCYRGSLPGTAAVAGMLSLHHAIGTWRQTVDRYVALTEFARAKFIEGGLQADRIVVKPNFLTNAPPVRAGDGDYALFVGRLTEEKGITTLMDAWERISIPLRIVGSGPWEARLRAWAASRPHVSVEGWVPPSEVARHLAAARFLVMPSLWYEGFPIVLLEAMAAGVPVLASRHGSLAELAVQTRGCVTVAPGDAPALAAASLRLWEDAPLNRSLSLRGRQAFEASYDSDAGYRRLLEVYEGVVETSPSRHPHPSSVWVENTPVADLNLRETVDLIGRWLDDDVARRVATANLDFLRLAARDRELARALRTADLVTADGTPLLWLARMQGDRLRSRVAGADLILPLAEEACRRGRSIYLLGGKPGAATRVAALLSARFRGLRIAGAAAPTVDLDDPESCAAIVRAIADVRPDLLLVALGCPKQDLFLMRHLNDLHCKVGIGVGASLDFLAGSVRRAPAALQRLGLEWAFRMLQEPRRLGSRYARDLAFLVLAALRTRRSARLRRGASSPP
- a CDS encoding glycosyltransferase family 2 protein, whose translation is MASVAVIVPARNAERWVRRLMASIRLQTFSDLEVVVVDDASTDDTAGSFERYAGAIPLRILRNAVRTGVAAARNLAIRSADCRWIAIVDADDWIHPERIQHLTGIAQATGAQWVADQQLWVCGDPPRPVRRLLDGRGMPLEQSEFAQRLLLHCGVQGRDCGNLATLQPLVERAAIDRHALWYDESLRWCEDLEWSLRCTMAGLRLGWCSDADYYYCQTGAPFLHYGDRSDLMTSAHEAIQASMSGEPSLQPALKRRTRDVRRSTAFLKAVPRGAPELLRLPPATLASNLWWRVRNKARLLALRPSAVDRSRFDRAWRDVRMEMES
- a CDS encoding acyltransferase — encoded protein: MDEIRQGAANSQRPVGRTSAFVPLALALLHLTVKVISYLPSHLIRNALLRTLGMRLGSGSTLYSGFELRSPWKIQIGDDTVVGHRATLDGRRGLRIGAHVNFSSEVMVWTLQHDYRDPFFTVSGASVVIEDYAWLGPRVIVLPGVTIGKGAVIAAGAVVTADVAPYAVMAGVPARQIGTRPADLRYTLSHSIAPFI
- a CDS encoding FkbM family methyltransferase, encoding MVARSQQGASVGTASFRSGPKPFRPRVARRSDGDGVVTSKTAHAALVQIPPRALPPLRRSCIQALQTLPLPVWRIYNRSIRTLGRHRTAVTWFSARMDVDISDFIGMFIYHFGVWEPHVSAAIAARLGPGDVFCDVGANIGYHSLLASRAVGDTGQVVAIEASPSIAQQLEHNLRLNAAGNVRVVQAAASDRRGRVTLFRGEQGNSGKTTTVAGHGQEQEADVRCAPLHELLTAEELARLRLIKIDVEGAEGAIINDFLDNRACYADDVDLIVEISGGQEHVARVVGRFRSIGYEPYLLRNDYDVASYLRFQRVEPPLPWTIPHGGQQDILLTRRGR
- a CDS encoding sulfotransferase, translating into MTPLYLFSLPRSGSTLLQRLLAGHPSIATASEPWILLPLAGMVAGSGIRSYAEYSQRGACIAIEDLAARMPNGARDFEDAVRGFTLDVYRRAAGGETAYFLDKTPRYFLIIDFVLRVFPDAKAIVLLRNPLDVLSSVITTWGGDRLWLHNALLDLYRGPCAIHEALTQRPDRFLTVRYEHLVSDPEGICRRVCEHLGLEYDVRMLDGDAVAADSGRLGDKSANLSGSSVVQSSVNRWHEVLNTPVRRHFARRYLRRLGRETCATFGLDQAATLAELDRLKLRWDGVGADASALVLSFLGPLLASTTVRDLWRRRGTLPIPKID
- a CDS encoding glycosyltransferase family 2 protein, with amino-acid sequence MKSGRLFSIVTVTRNDLAGLHATAASIREQTSRDYEWIVIDGASSDETPRWLADNAGNGDVVVSEPDRGTYDAMNKGLDRATGRYVVFLNSGDTLASPDTLGAVGAAVCAAEVEPDLVYGDSIDVPAGGNELYRRSRRHVFLPYGMFTSHQAMYFRRARRPELRYDLQYPRSADFAFVCSFLRADAAGQARCLYLPRPLCRFSLGGQHFTNREQAMLEDFRIRRRVLGQPLAMAAALYALHRLHHATKLAAPWLTRRLRYDTAAGGPSRVR